CCTTCAACAAAAAACCCATCGGAATCAGAAACATGTTTGCGATGCTGTGCTCAAATCCACAAGCCACAAATGCAGTGATGGGGAAAATAATCACCACCACCTTATCCACTACACTCCTACCTGCCTGTGCCATCCAAACCGCCAAACAAACCAACACATTACACAACATGCCACTGAAAAAACACTGCAGAAAGGATAAATTACATTTCATTGCAGCAATTTTAACATAAGTCATTCCAACCGCACCTCCATTCATGTCTGGATGTCCGGAAAAGTAAACCAATAATGCAATGCCTGCAGCTCCTATAAAATTTGCGGAAGCTACTACAATCCAGTTGCGCAATACTTCTGAAAACTTCAACTTACCATCTGCCCAGGCCATCACCAGTAAATTGTTTCCGGTAAAAAGTTCGGCACCGGCTATGACCACCAATATCAATCCCAATGAAAATACCAGCCCTCCAATAAACCTTCCTGCAACAAAACCCAATCCTGTTTCAGATTGAACCAACACAAAACACATCGCACCCAATCCAATAAATGCCCCAGCAAGAATACCCAACATAAACATGGATAGCAAAGGAAGTCTCGCTTTAACAACACCGACATTTTCTACCCGTTCTGCAATTTCCTTTGGTGAAAAAGCATCAAATCCAAAAATTTCCTGCATAAAATGGCTTTATATTATTTTCAAATGTAATACAAAGCCAGAAGAGAAGTCTTAACTTTCCAAATTGAAATAACTGGTCAGATAAATTTTATGGGGATTAATTAGAAATTAAGCAGCATTAATAGATGGTTTAAATAGATTCGGATACCTTATATAATTATCGAATGAGAAATTCCGATCGGCCTTTTTCATTTTAGCTAAAACTGATTTAAAAAGCGTTCAAAACAAAATACTGTTTGAGCTCACATGCAGATATGCTAATGAATTTATGACAGTAAGGCCTGAAGCTATTCTGACTGCTTATGGCGAGTTTATTTTGTTTAGCTTTTTAAAACAGTTTTAGCGTTAAGAAATGAAAACAGCCTTGATTTTTTTTGGTTCTTTTTTTAACCCATACTATGCATTAGGGTTTCGTTATGAAAGGCAAAAGACCAAAAAAGACAAGTGCTCCCGCAAGATTTTTTGACAAGGCATAGTGGATTCTATGGTGCAGGAGAAAAATCGAGGAAGTACTTGTATTTGTAGGTGTTTTGACTTGGAATAGAAATTCTAATGCATAGAATGGGTTTATCAAGACAAAAAAGAACAATGACAATAGGATGAAACTTAGGACAACTTTAGTGAATAACTGGTTCCGCAAAACTGGTTTCTCCCTAAAAATTTTGACTTGACCCGAAATATCTCAAAACTTCAATCTTCCTGTTCGAATTTTAAAAAGTAGAGTCAATTAAATCAGCAAACAATAATTTTTAAAGTGCATCAACGTACAAATACAGATCCCAATAATAATTTACACTTTAACGACCCAGCCACCTCAATGACTCATCAATAACCTCGTTCATGTGATTGCTTACAAAAACGCTCTTTCCTTCTGCATCTTTTTTCCATTCCGAAAAAGAATGATCATACGGATAAACTTTGAATGTGATGTTTTTCTTTTCCTTTCTGAGCGCCTCGATCTGTATATAATCATAACTGAGAACAGAAGTATTTCGATCTTTTGACGCAGCAACCAAATAGACAGGAATATTTAAAGAAATAATGTCCTCCACTGGCTGATTCTTGCAAAAACTACTCCAGCGAAGATAGGTATGCCCAAACCATTCCCGATCGGTCGCAGCTGCATTTTTATAAATATCTTCAAAAATCAATTTAAGTGAATCAATATTTTTCTGAGCTTCCTCTTCTGCAATGATCCCACAAGCAGCATCCGTTCTATTTTGGATAATAAAATCATAAAACTGACTTAAGCCGTTCCCTACTAATAATACACAATGGGTAATCTTTTTACATTTTGCAGCCAACTTGGCCCCAACCTGAAATCCTTCTGAAATTCCCATCACAGCAACCTTGCTTTGATCAACGGGATAATCTTTAATCACTTTTTTCAGCACCGCTTGAGCTGCTTCAACCCTCCAGTCCAAAGAGAGTCTTCTGGTATATTCTGCAGGCTCCGGGTAAATGGGATAACCATGTTCGGGATCTCTTTTGACACTGTCTGCAAAGGGCACTCCGGGTTTACTGATGAGGACGATGTGGTAGTACTCTGATAATTTTCTATAATCAAATGGGACTGTACTCGCTGTCCCTTTTTCTACCAATTGAAAAAGTGGCATAGGTCCCGAACCATCTACATACAATAGAAGTGGTTTCTTTTGAGAAGATTTGGGAGTGCTCACATAATAATTTACAGTACCCAGATCTTTCGTTACGAGGGAATGATTTTTAAATCCATATTTTTCCGGATTTACGGCTTGAGAATGGCTGGCTTGTGAGAAAGAGGCCATTAAAAGAAAAACTAAAATATGGGTCTTTAATTGATAAATTTTCATTTTCAAAGTTATAAAAATAAATTTCAATTAAATTAAAGAAGAACAAATTTATTGCAGTATTGGACAGCTTTGTTCTAATTAAATATCAATAAAAAGTATGACGATTATTTCTCTAAATCAAGAATTTTTTCCTTAAGCTGATCGTCATTTGGAGACAATTCCAAAGCCAGTTTGTAATACTTGAGGGCGTTCATTTTATCTCCACTTTTTAAATAGGCTTCTGCAAGACTGTCATAAGTATTTACCACCTTAGGAAAAAGCGATACGTTCATTTTAAATAGATCCAAAGCGATTTCCATTTTATTTCCTCTGAGAAACTGATAGCCGAAGTAGTTTAAAAATCGATCGTCATAGGGAAGTTTAGCTTGCATGGCCAAATCCTCCACATGTTGTTTAACATAATCCATTCCCTTCTCCTTGATAATTTTATACAATACCATTTGAAATGGCAACTCAAGCGGAGGATATGATTCACCATTCAAAATTGCCTTGATTCTTGGTGACAATTCATCGGCAATTTCACCGGTGTTGGCCATCACCGCAAAAGAAAAGCCACTTTTTTCATGATAGTAAATGGTCGCATTCCAAATATCAGTCCCACCGGCAAACATTCCATTGCCATATTTTCTGCCGGAAGCCAATTGGCCATTCATCTTAGCTTCGGCAAACCTCAACATGTCGCCGATGTTCATATAAATTCCGCCGGCAGGTGTACTGTTACTGCTTTCATCCACACTTCTCTTTTTCCCATCGAAATCTATCAAATGGCCAAATGCCCGATTGACTTGTCTTGACTTCTGATCTCTGGCATAATAGATTTCCGATATTCCCAATGGTTTTGCAATTCTGGTTAAAAGATTTTCCTCATAACTTTTTCCTGTTACTTTTTCAATCAGTGCACCCAAGACTGCATATCCTGAATTGGAGTATTCTTGTTGCGTCCCCGGTTCAAAAAGCAATGGCTCCACTTTTATAATTTCAATCAATTCGTTCAGACTAAAATCGGTTTGTTGAATCTTTCTGAATTTCGGATTTCTCAGATAATCTCCTAATCCAGCTTTCATGTCAAGCAACATCTCAACAGTAATTTTATCTTCGTTATCCGCAGCAATTACATCAATATATTTACTAAGTTTATCTTGATATTGGAGATGACCCTCTTGCACCAGCTGATGAATTATTTCCTCTGTAAATTGCTTATTCAGCGAACCAATATTGAATAATTTTTTGGGGTCCATTTCCCTCTTTGTAT
This region of Candidatus Vicinibacter affinis genomic DNA includes:
- a CDS encoding serine hydrolase: MKIQFLIIGVMMVSANVFTQDVNTVMFQKLDSLLSDAYDKGIFTGQVILSHRTKQIYYRKYGYADWNTKREMDPKKLFNIGSLNKQFTEEIIHQLVQEGHLQYQDKLSKYIDVIAADNEDKITVEMLLDMKAGLGDYLRNPKFRKIQQTDFSLNELIEIIKVEPLLFEPGTQQEYSNSGYAVLGALIEKVTGKSYEENLLTRIAKPLGISEIYYARDQKSRQVNRAFGHLIDFDGKKRSVDESSNSTPAGGIYMNIGDMLRFAEAKMNGQLASGRKYGNGMFAGGTDIWNATIYYHEKSGFSFAVMANTGEIADELSPRIKAILNGESYPPLELPFQMVLYKIIKEKGMDYVKQHVEDLAMQAKLPYDDRFLNYFGYQFLRGNKMEIALDLFKMNVSLFPKVVNTYDSLAEAYLKSGDKMNALKYYKLALELSPNDDQLKEKILDLEK
- a CDS encoding formate/nitrite transporter family protein, giving the protein MQEIFGFDAFSPKEIAERVENVGVVKARLPLLSMFMLGILAGAFIGLGAMCFVLVQSETGLGFVAGRFIGGLVFSLGLILVVIAGAELFTGNNLLVMAWADGKLKFSEVLRNWIVVASANFIGAAGIALLVYFSGHPDMNGGAVGMTYVKIAAMKCNLSFLQCFFSGMLCNVLVCLAVWMAQAGRSVVDKVVVIIFPITAFVACGFEHSIANMFLIPMGFLLKEANLLVPGAESINFAGFIKNLVPVILGNLAGGSLFVSFFYYMIYGRTPKIR